In one Erinaceus europaeus chromosome 3, mEriEur2.1, whole genome shotgun sequence genomic region, the following are encoded:
- the MORN2 gene encoding MORN repeat-containing protein 2 isoform X1, whose protein sequence is MPRPRGAGGSQRPQAASARATTAASPTWATPAAARAPPSIGWNAVPPIHFREIPAPRCTSGSGMPGRPVNPVHSAHSNAAHPAHPASPTDPVNPANAAPAANAANPANPATLTTPSNPASQQTLEPHSRGTGTPDSRSETAVTTAEVYKINFIFPNGDRYDGDCIRTSSGIIERYGIGVHTTPNGIVYRGSWRDDKMNGFGRLEHFSGAVYEGQFKDNMFHGPGTYIFPTGAKYIGLFNENRVEGEGQFTDIRGLEWCGKCHFTAAPGLRLKLHM, encoded by the exons ATGCCGCGCCCGCGGGGAGCCGGCGGGAGTCAGAGGCCACAGGCAGCAAGTGCGAGAGCAACCACGGCGGCGAGTCCCACCTGGGCCACACCTGCAGCTGCCCGTGCACCGCCTTCCATTGGCTGGAACGCGGTCCCGCCCATCCACTTCCGGGAAATCCCCGCCCCGCGCTGCACTTCCGGGTCAGGCATGCCAGGCCGCCCCGTCAACCCGGTCCACTCGGCCCACTCCAACGCGGCCCACCCGGCCCACCCGGCCAGTCCCACCGACCCAGTCAACCCGGCCAATGCGGCCCCAGCGGCCAACGCGGCCAACCCCGCCAACCCGGCCACCCTTACTACCCCCTCCAACCCCGCGTCCCAGCAGACTTTGGAGCCGCACTCGCGGGGCACAGGGACCCCCGATAGCCGATCCGAAACGGCCGTGACCA CTGCGGAAGTATATAAAATCAACTTTATCTTTCCAAATGGAGACAGGTATG ACGGTGACTGTATACGAACATCCTCTGGAATCATTGAGAGATATGGGATAGGTGTTCACACGACTCCTAACGGAATTGTCTACAGAGGAAGCTGGAGAGACGACAAG ATGAATGGTTTTGGGAGACTTGAGCATTTTTCAGGAGCAGTGTATGAAGGACAGTTTAAGGACAATATGTTTCATGGACCAGGAACTTACATCTTTCCAACAGGGGCAAAATACATTGGGTTATTCAATGAAAACAG gGTGGAAGGTGAAGGGCAGTTTACTGACATCCGGGGACTGGAATGGTGTGGTAAATGTCACTTCACAGCTGCTCCTGGCCTCAGGCTAAAACTCCACATGTAG
- the MORN2 gene encoding MORN repeat-containing protein 2 isoform X2 → MPRPRGAGGSQRPQAASARATTAASPTWATPAAARAPPSIGWNAVPPIHFREIPAPRCTSGSGMPGRPVNPVHSAHSNAAHPAHPASPTDPVNPANAAPAANAANPANPATLTTPSNPASQQTLEPHSRGTGTPDSRSETAVTNGDCIRTSSGIIERYGIGVHTTPNGIVYRGSWRDDKMNGFGRLEHFSGAVYEGQFKDNMFHGPGTYIFPTGAKYIGLFNENRVEGEGQFTDIRGLEWCGKCHFTAAPGLRLKLHM, encoded by the exons ATGCCGCGCCCGCGGGGAGCCGGCGGGAGTCAGAGGCCACAGGCAGCAAGTGCGAGAGCAACCACGGCGGCGAGTCCCACCTGGGCCACACCTGCAGCTGCCCGTGCACCGCCTTCCATTGGCTGGAACGCGGTCCCGCCCATCCACTTCCGGGAAATCCCCGCCCCGCGCTGCACTTCCGGGTCAGGCATGCCAGGCCGCCCCGTCAACCCGGTCCACTCGGCCCACTCCAACGCGGCCCACCCGGCCCACCCGGCCAGTCCCACCGACCCAGTCAACCCGGCCAATGCGGCCCCAGCGGCCAACGCGGCCAACCCCGCCAACCCGGCCACCCTTACTACCCCCTCCAACCCCGCGTCCCAGCAGACTTTGGAGCCGCACTCGCGGGGCACAGGGACCCCCGATAGCCGATCCGAAACGGCCGTGACCA ACGGTGACTGTATACGAACATCCTCTGGAATCATTGAGAGATATGGGATAGGTGTTCACACGACTCCTAACGGAATTGTCTACAGAGGAAGCTGGAGAGACGACAAG ATGAATGGTTTTGGGAGACTTGAGCATTTTTCAGGAGCAGTGTATGAAGGACAGTTTAAGGACAATATGTTTCATGGACCAGGAACTTACATCTTTCCAACAGGGGCAAAATACATTGGGTTATTCAATGAAAACAG gGTGGAAGGTGAAGGGCAGTTTACTGACATCCGGGGACTGGAATGGTGTGGTAAATGTCACTTCACAGCTGCTCCTGGCCTCAGGCTAAAACTCCACATGTAG